Proteins co-encoded in one Sediminispirochaeta bajacaliforniensis DSM 16054 genomic window:
- a CDS encoding metal-dependent transcriptional regulator, translating into MGENLSKTVEDYLKIILEESGDNSSEIVHLGLLAQRMKVTPGTVTTMIKRIATEGLVEYIPRKGCRLTEKGTYQALTLLRKHRLVEALLVTVLKMDWSDVHEEAESLEHELSDKVVEYIDRLLGYPEKDPHGQPIFRDVESYRAYSTESLLRLDQAKPGNRYCIIKVEERKEHREFLKYLEQNGMRPGELIDVIGRSEGGGWLEIETAKGKVLKLGTQKGTSLYVSEA; encoded by the coding sequence TTGGGAGAAAACCTTTCGAAAACGGTAGAAGACTATCTGAAAATCATCCTGGAGGAATCAGGCGATAATAGCTCCGAGATCGTTCACCTGGGCTTGCTGGCCCAACGGATGAAGGTAACCCCGGGAACCGTTACAACAATGATAAAACGGATTGCCACTGAAGGTTTGGTAGAATATATTCCGAGGAAGGGTTGCCGATTAACTGAGAAGGGAACGTATCAAGCCTTAACGCTGCTTCGGAAACATCGTTTAGTTGAAGCCCTTTTGGTAACGGTTCTGAAAATGGATTGGTCCGATGTCCATGAAGAGGCAGAATCTCTCGAACATGAGCTTTCGGATAAAGTCGTTGAATACATCGACCGCCTGTTAGGTTACCCGGAAAAAGATCCCCATGGACAGCCGATTTTTCGCGACGTGGAAAGTTATCGGGCATATAGTACCGAGTCGCTATTGAGACTTGATCAGGCAAAACCGGGCAATCGCTATTGTATTATCAAAGTGGAAGAGCGAAAAGAACATCGAGAATTTCTGAAATATCTTGAGCAAAACGGAATGAGACCGGGAGAACTGATTGATGTAATAGGACGCTCCGAAGGCGGGGGCTGGCTCGAAATAGAGACGGCAAAGGGAAAGGTTCTCAAATTAGGCACGCAAAAGGGAACCAGCCTTTATGTTTCTGAGGCATAG
- a CDS encoding LysR family transcriptional regulator: MTNPNFEYYKVFYYVGKHQNLTTAAHLLSTSQPSVSRSIKNLEYDLSCRLFVRSKKGVTFTPEGALLYNHIASACESIFEGEKALSRALHLESGTVAIGTTEIAIHCYLLEKLASFHKAHPKVTLTIINRSAPVLIDEIKSGAIDIAVLTTPIKDEKNLAITEVKRFRDVLVAGPAFSHLGNRILTIEELPTYPLITLSKETATYRFYSSLYASHEMAWKADIELATADLLIPFIKQNLGIGFVPQIMASPALASGEIRALTLSIDIPEREICIVQDKRHPLSAASRQLIHSLASGDPSQERT; this comes from the coding sequence TTGACCAATCCGAATTTCGAATATTACAAGGTTTTCTATTATGTGGGCAAACATCAGAATCTCACAACCGCAGCCCATCTCCTTTCGACCAGCCAACCTTCCGTAAGCCGAAGCATCAAGAATCTGGAATACGATCTATCGTGCCGTCTATTTGTTCGCTCGAAAAAAGGGGTTACCTTTACTCCGGAGGGGGCACTACTCTACAACCATATAGCTTCTGCCTGTGAATCGATATTTGAAGGAGAAAAAGCTCTGTCAAGGGCCTTGCATTTGGAAAGCGGTACGGTTGCCATCGGAACCACGGAAATCGCTATTCACTGTTATCTACTGGAAAAACTGGCATCATTTCACAAGGCTCATCCCAAGGTTACTCTTACTATCATCAACCGCAGTGCTCCTGTACTTATCGATGAAATCAAATCGGGAGCGATCGATATTGCGGTGCTAACAACTCCCATCAAAGACGAAAAAAATTTGGCCATTACCGAGGTAAAAAGATTCCGGGATGTTCTTGTGGCCGGACCTGCGTTTTCCCATTTGGGAAACCGAATTCTTACCATTGAGGAATTACCGACATACCCATTAATCACCCTTTCGAAAGAAACCGCAACATATCGTTTTTACTCCTCCCTCTATGCCTCGCATGAAATGGCATGGAAGGCCGATATTGAACTTGCAACAGCGGACTTGCTTATCCCTTTTATCAAACAGAATCTGGGGATAGGTTTCGTACCCCAAATAATGGCATCTCCCGCACTTGCCTCAGGTGAGATTCGCGCGCTTACCCTTTCAATCGATATACCTGAACGGGAAATCTGTATTGTACAAGACAAACGCCATCCGTTAAGTGCGGCAAGTCGGCAACTCATTCACTCTCTTGCCTCAGGAGATCCCTCGCAAGAGCGAACATAA
- a CDS encoding L,D-transpeptidase: MGMVVIITTNLSAEPVIREGGFPPNAPELQESAYVVMVNLDEQRVFVYHNGKEIRRMICSSGLPENDNATPTGRFIIDESGHKRGQWFYSDTYGEGAKYWVGFIGGTYLFHSVPMDKDQHIIEEEAKRIGQPASHGCIRLSVADAQWFYETIPSGSVLYITGTTPNSSDASSAELPMYRPLTKQEVCTWLADHHQEFYQQHLLSCEAALVRMTAACIGIPDLTEEGILADFPKGLDPETAFVCNNIDQGRRGPGNTIRWNNYGTHPPVVVKQLNHYIADHHLASLYTLQEVKADDAQLKDLISTDEHFLGAIVWLVGHPERWGAHPPVNDRGMVLGEHVRFVAPKLDASGNFIVWDPENHPNQPYHVPTLAGRELFNYRIAVLLAASP; the protein is encoded by the coding sequence ATGGGGATGGTAGTGATAATCACGACCAATCTATCGGCAGAACCAGTAATCAGAGAAGGAGGGTTTCCTCCAAATGCTCCCGAATTGCAGGAATCGGCGTATGTGGTAATGGTGAATCTGGATGAACAAAGGGTTTTTGTCTACCACAACGGGAAAGAGATCCGCAGGATGATCTGCTCCTCAGGCCTTCCCGAAAATGATAATGCAACACCTACCGGTCGTTTTATCATCGATGAAAGTGGACACAAGCGAGGCCAATGGTTCTATTCGGACACATACGGAGAAGGGGCGAAGTACTGGGTCGGATTTATTGGGGGAACATATCTCTTCCATTCCGTACCCATGGATAAAGACCAGCATATTATTGAGGAGGAGGCCAAGCGCATAGGACAACCTGCCTCCCATGGCTGTATCCGCCTCTCGGTAGCAGATGCCCAGTGGTTTTACGAAACGATTCCTTCGGGATCTGTTTTATATATCACGGGGACAACGCCAAATTCTTCGGATGCCTCCTCTGCCGAGTTACCAATGTATCGGCCGCTCACGAAACAGGAAGTCTGTACATGGCTTGCCGATCACCATCAGGAGTTCTATCAACAGCATCTTTTAAGCTGCGAGGCGGCCTTGGTTCGTATGACCGCCGCATGTATCGGGATCCCGGACCTTACCGAAGAAGGAATCCTTGCGGATTTTCCGAAGGGGCTCGACCCGGAAACCGCCTTTGTCTGCAACAACATAGACCAGGGAAGAAGAGGCCCCGGAAACACCATTCGCTGGAACAACTATGGTACGCATCCACCTGTCGTGGTAAAACAGTTGAATCACTACATTGCAGATCATCATCTTGCATCCCTTTACACGCTACAGGAAGTGAAGGCCGATGATGCTCAGCTCAAGGATTTAATCAGTACTGATGAGCATTTTCTCGGTGCCATTGTCTGGCTTGTAGGCCACCCCGAGCGCTGGGGAGCACATCCACCGGTGAATGATCGAGGGATGGTACTGGGAGAACATGTCAGGTTCGTGGCGCCGAAACTGGATGCTTCCGGTAATTTCATCGTCTGGGATCCCGAAAATCACCCCAACCAGCCCTACCATGTCCCGACGCTGGCAGGAAGAGAACTTTTTAACTACCGGATTGCGGTCCTGCTGGCGGCATCTCCGTAA
- a CDS encoding metal ABC transporter solute-binding protein, Zn/Mn family yields MKRHKKRCSIVSALLFMLIASLPLMAGGNRESAPTSGNSEKPIVYSSILPAQFLADRIGGDRITSEVVVLPGESPATYEPTPKQMSALAQASVLFRIGVPFENGFLPKVKELSPDLTIIDLRKGLTLRTMDAAHSHDEEHDGDHEGEGEDGHDHEAGTPDPHIWMSPRNMMVMAQTMADALAAADPDGAEIYMDNLAGLESDLKALDTRLAQDLEPLRGKRFFVYHPAFGYFADDYGLIQIPLEIEGKEPTPKQLAFYIKEAKELDVEIIFVQPEFPRQSAQTVAKEIGGMVVPVSALAKEYIANLDAVASALEEGLR; encoded by the coding sequence ATGAAGCGTCACAAAAAGAGATGTAGTATTGTTAGTGCACTGCTTTTTATGCTTATAGCAAGCCTTCCGCTCATGGCAGGAGGCAATCGTGAATCGGCTCCCACATCCGGGAATAGTGAAAAACCGATCGTCTATTCTTCTATTCTGCCGGCCCAGTTTTTGGCCGATAGAATCGGCGGTGATCGCATTACATCAGAGGTAGTAGTACTTCCCGGCGAAAGTCCGGCTACCTACGAACCCACACCAAAGCAGATGAGCGCTCTTGCTCAAGCCTCAGTCCTTTTCCGGATCGGGGTTCCCTTTGAAAACGGCTTTTTGCCGAAGGTAAAAGAGCTTAGTCCTGATCTTACCATTATCGACCTTCGAAAAGGGCTAACCCTTAGAACCATGGATGCTGCCCATTCCCACGATGAAGAACATGATGGGGATCACGAAGGTGAGGGGGAAGACGGCCACGACCATGAGGCAGGAACTCCCGATCCCCATATCTGGATGAGTCCCCGTAACATGATGGTCATGGCACAGACCATGGCCGACGCCCTTGCTGCAGCGGATCCCGACGGGGCCGAAATATATATGGATAACCTTGCAGGCCTTGAATCGGATTTAAAGGCCCTTGATACGCGACTTGCGCAGGATTTGGAACCACTACGCGGAAAGCGCTTTTTCGTCTATCATCCGGCTTTCGGCTATTTTGCCGACGACTACGGCCTGATACAGATTCCCCTGGAAATAGAGGGGAAGGAGCCGACCCCAAAACAGCTGGCCTTTTATATCAAGGAAGCAAAGGAACTTGATGTGGAAATCATCTTTGTGCAGCCCGAATTTCCCCGGCAGAGCGCCCAAACCGTGGCAAAAGAGATCGGAGGAATGGTTGTGCCGGTCAGCGCCCTGGCAAAGGAGTATATTGCCAACCTCGACGCCGTGGCATCGGCCCTGGAGGAAGGCCTCCGCTGA
- a CDS encoding metal ABC transporter ATP-binding protein, producing the protein MSDNEEKGAPSTEPLSVVNFEDVSFGYGEDRVLESVSFEILRGDFVALIGPNGGGKTTILKLILGLLIPDEGRIRLFDSPSEEARKRVGYVPQYTLFDPLFPATVEDVVLMGRLGAKSRLGFFRREDRCIAASALKTVGLEGLEKRPFPALSGGQRQRVLIARALASQADLLILDEPTSNVDRTAEKEIYALLGSLKGEKTILLVSHDTAVVSNLADTILCINRTLARHPGCELTGEDLGKLYGDDMKLVLHDIHNEAPAASAKEDSPC; encoded by the coding sequence ATGAGTGATAATGAAGAAAAAGGGGCTCCGTCAACGGAGCCCCTGTCTGTGGTAAATTTCGAGGATGTCTCTTTTGGCTACGGTGAGGATCGTGTTCTTGAATCGGTCTCCTTTGAAATCCTTCGGGGAGACTTTGTCGCACTCATCGGGCCGAACGGCGGCGGAAAAACCACCATTCTCAAACTTATACTCGGACTCCTCATTCCCGATGAAGGTCGGATACGGCTGTTCGATTCTCCTTCGGAGGAAGCCCGGAAACGGGTGGGCTATGTTCCCCAGTACACGCTCTTTGATCCGCTTTTCCCTGCGACGGTGGAGGATGTGGTTCTGATGGGACGGCTGGGAGCAAAAAGCAGGCTCGGTTTCTTTCGCCGGGAAGATCGCTGCATTGCTGCCTCCGCCCTAAAAACGGTTGGGCTTGAGGGACTCGAGAAACGCCCCTTTCCGGCCCTTTCCGGAGGTCAGCGCCAACGGGTACTCATTGCCCGTGCCCTGGCAAGCCAGGCAGATCTTTTGATCCTCGATGAGCCAACCAGCAATGTAGACAGGACGGCGGAAAAGGAAATTTACGCCCTTCTGGGTTCATTGAAGGGAGAGAAAACCATACTCCTGGTAAGCCATGACACCGCCGTCGTTTCCAATCTGGCTGATACCATCCTTTGCATAAACAGGACCCTTGCCAGACATCCTGGCTGCGAACTAACGGGAGAAGACCTTGGAAAACTCTACGGTGACGATATGAAGCTGGTATTACACGATATACACAATGAAGCCCCCGCCGCTTCGGCAAAGGAGGATTCACCGTGTTGA
- a CDS encoding metal ABC transporter permease — MLNFFGQFFHDLVTFPFLLNALLACLFLAPAAGIIGTYVTVERINSMAGAVAHSVLAGLGAARFLQVSFGWSYPTPLQGAAVAAVIVALIIGGITGRGRERTETVLAAIWAIGMAIGIFFIAATPGYSQDLMSYLFGNILMIRKSDTMLLLVMDLVLILVILFRYKEIFAVTFDGEFAALRGVKVRRIYYLMLLLTSLTIVLAVQLVGIVMVIALLTLPAATAGLFSHNLWKMMIFASLLSFLYTGGGLAISYSADKPAGATIILFAAAVYLGTMLIKRKIR, encoded by the coding sequence GTGTTGAATTTCTTCGGCCAGTTTTTTCACGACCTTGTTACCTTTCCTTTCTTGTTGAACGCCCTCCTTGCCTGTCTCTTTCTTGCGCCGGCTGCAGGGATCATCGGTACCTACGTCACCGTGGAGAGGATCAATTCCATGGCAGGAGCCGTAGCCCATTCGGTGCTCGCAGGACTGGGAGCCGCACGTTTTCTCCAGGTGAGCTTCGGCTGGAGCTATCCGACACCGCTCCAGGGCGCGGCTGTGGCGGCAGTCATCGTCGCTCTGATCATAGGAGGCATCACGGGACGGGGCAGGGAGCGAACGGAAACGGTTCTGGCCGCAATCTGGGCCATCGGCATGGCAATCGGTATCTTTTTCATCGCCGCAACCCCTGGTTACTCTCAGGATCTCATGAGCTATCTCTTCGGAAATATTCTGATGATCAGGAAAAGCGACACCATGCTCCTCCTGGTCATGGATCTTGTACTGATTCTGGTGATTCTATTTCGCTATAAGGAGATATTCGCCGTTACCTTCGACGGTGAGTTTGCGGCGCTGCGGGGAGTAAAGGTGCGCAGGATCTATTATCTGATGCTTCTGCTTACCAGCCTTACCATCGTGCTGGCCGTTCAGCTCGTGGGTATTGTCATGGTTATAGCACTTTTGACCCTTCCGGCTGCCACTGCAGGACTCTTTTCCCATAACCTTTGGAAGATGATGATCTTTGCGTCGCTGTTGAGTTTTCTCTACACGGGAGGGGGACTTGCCATCAGCTACTCGGCGGACAAACCGGCAGGTGCCACCATCATCCTTTTCGCCGCAGCGGTCTATCTGGGGACAATGCTGATCAAGCGGAAAATACGGTAA
- the cobI gene encoding precorrin-2 C(20)-methyltransferase: protein MAEKKSLHTRATAKLIGIGVGPGDPSLLTLAAAQAVKEADIVFTPVSRFSKASLAASIAAGTGIDESKIQKITFPMAKDTETLQKAWSQAAAPVIKALDSGLRAVFLTLGDPSVYSTWIYLRREVEAQQPNAGIAVIPGIMAANAAAARLGLPLVEGKERLALLPLPENLDELDAYLPLADCIVVYKIGSRLEELARWVSERGLAEQAHLVVGVGLEREAAGRLIDLAEKEQGYLSVALIRSRRK, encoded by the coding sequence ATGGCAGAAAAGAAGAGCCTGCACACAAGAGCAACAGCGAAATTAATCGGCATTGGTGTCGGACCGGGAGATCCCAGCCTTTTAACCCTTGCTGCGGCCCAGGCCGTCAAGGAAGCGGACATCGTCTTCACACCGGTTTCAAGATTTTCAAAAGCATCCCTGGCGGCCTCCATCGCTGCTGGTACGGGAATAGACGAAAGCAAGATTCAAAAGATCACCTTTCCCATGGCGAAAGATACCGAAACCCTGCAGAAAGCCTGGAGTCAGGCGGCCGCCCCGGTTATCAAGGCCCTCGACAGCGGGCTTCGGGCGGTATTCCTCACCCTGGGAGACCCATCGGTCTACAGCACCTGGATCTATCTTCGCCGAGAGGTCGAGGCGCAACAACCGAACGCCGGCATTGCGGTAATCCCCGGCATCATGGCGGCAAATGCTGCAGCAGCCCGCCTGGGGCTGCCCCTGGTCGAAGGGAAAGAGCGGCTTGCGCTCCTCCCGCTGCCTGAGAACCTCGATGAACTCGATGCCTACCTCCCCCTTGCGGACTGTATCGTCGTATACAAAATCGGCTCACGTCTGGAGGAGTTGGCCCGGTGGGTTAGCGAAAGGGGCTTGGCTGAGCAGGCCCATCTTGTCGTAGGTGTTGGCCTGGAGCGGGAAGCAGCAGGGCGCCTTATCGACCTGGCAGAGAAGGAGCAAGGCTACCTTTCGGTGGCTCTCATCCGAAGCAGGCGGAAGTAA
- a CDS encoding nitrilase-related carbon-nitrogen hydrolase, with protein sequence MAGVDKLRIGLAVMEARPGDLRHNAAMVGHLCEQAAEAGAMLICFPEAALTSYSGPKAREFALYPEAVSSILLPLADRYGLTIFCGFIEAGESGGKPIVSQAVALPGASEIGLYRKSHLGTLEQEWFEAGNEIGLFDIGGMIGVGGSAGPTVGIQLCIETHLPEIALVQSLRGAALILAPFASPLSVQRRRELWLRYLPARAYDNGLYVASCNLCGGHFGGGALIIDPKGQVVAEDFSGRQALLCADIDLSLVKHLRQQENTKNPAMGDRWFPSLRRPELY encoded by the coding sequence ATGGCTGGGGTGGATAAACTGCGCATCGGCCTTGCCGTCATGGAAGCAAGGCCCGGAGATCTTCGGCACAACGCCGCGATGGTAGGGCACTTGTGCGAGCAGGCGGCCGAAGCGGGGGCCATGCTGATCTGTTTTCCCGAGGCAGCCCTCACTTCCTATAGCGGCCCCAAGGCCCGGGAATTTGCCCTCTATCCGGAGGCGGTATCATCCATTCTTCTGCCTCTGGCCGATCGCTACGGGCTGACAATCTTTTGTGGTTTTATCGAGGCCGGTGAGTCAGGTGGCAAACCCATTGTTTCCCAGGCCGTGGCGCTGCCCGGGGCTTCTGAGATTGGATTGTACCGAAAAAGTCATCTGGGCACTTTGGAGCAGGAATGGTTTGAGGCGGGCAATGAGATAGGCCTTTTCGACATCGGCGGGATGATTGGTGTCGGGGGCTCGGCAGGGCCCACGGTCGGCATCCAGCTGTGCATCGAGACACATCTGCCCGAGATTGCCCTGGTCCAAAGTCTTAGAGGGGCGGCTCTGATCTTAGCCCCCTTTGCCTCTCCTCTTTCCGTCCAAAGGCGCCGGGAGCTTTGGCTTCGATATCTCCCGGCCCGGGCCTATGATAACGGCCTCTATGTCGCTTCCTGCAACCTTTGCGGAGGGCACTTCGGCGGCGGCGCGCTCATCATCGATCCAAAAGGACAGGTTGTGGCCGAAGATTTTTCCGGCCGACAGGCCTTGCTCTGTGCAGATATCGACCTCTCCCTTGTAAAACATCTTCGGCAGCAGGAAAACACGAAAAACCCGGCCATGGGAGACCGCTGGTTTCCTTCCCTTCGCCGGCCGGAACTCTACTAA
- a CDS encoding cysteine-rich small domain-containing protein has protein sequence MKDKRPYSHKFFENRDCRYYPCHRGIEEMNCLFCFCPLYQFPDCGGDYRLTADGVKDCTGCIRPHIPENYDLIIAELKRRKASPGGKKK, from the coding sequence ATGAAGGATAAACGACCCTATAGCCACAAATTCTTTGAAAACCGCGACTGTCGCTATTATCCCTGCCACCGGGGGATCGAAGAGATGAACTGTCTTTTCTGCTTCTGTCCTCTCTATCAATTTCCCGATTGCGGAGGGGATTATCGCTTAACTGCCGACGGGGTCAAGGATTGTACCGGCTGCATCAGGCCGCACATTCCTGAAAACTACGATCTCATCATTGCCGAACTCAAACGGCGAAAAGCTTCCCCTGGTGGGAAGAAGAAATAG
- the cobJ gene encoding precorrin-3B C(17)-methyltransferase, with the protein MKLAALCINEAGKNAAGQLTGQMPNLSVVDCSRPGSLAEESARLFVLCDGLIFFSAVGIAVRMISAFLRDKYHDPAVVVVDNGCRNAVSLLSGHEGGANRLCWEVSRILGCRPVVSTATEARRSIVLGIGARKDILASAVKEAVTTALMEAGLSLSDVRIAATIGKKCLEPGLFEALADLDIPLTRVSAREISRFSGAFLPSAASRHIGIPAVAEPCALLTARQGSIIAPLYRRDGVTVAIVRERIGPLSISDELAASAASVDLPQVAEAINSVDEGRAGEHAGDEVEGLPPHRKQHHTKGVLYVVGIGPGSPEHMTLAAIRAIEACEVVVGYNRYLQFLGELIEGKETVASGMRKEKDRAVAAIDLARTGRRVAVVSTGDAGIYGMAGLILELAGTDAGECFDLRILPGVTAASSAAALLGAPLMHDFAVISLSDLLTEASLIEKRLRLAAEGDFITVLYNPKSRSRKALLEKALEFFRARRSLDTPAAVVTNALREGQSVRLESLGSIDADDPDIGMSSVVVIGNSSSYRQGRWFITPRGYKIEESHEG; encoded by the coding sequence GTGAAACTGGCTGCTCTCTGTATAAATGAAGCAGGGAAGAACGCCGCAGGCCAGCTTACCGGGCAGATGCCCAATCTGTCTGTTGTCGATTGCAGCCGACCGGGCAGTCTCGCAGAAGAGAGTGCACGGCTCTTTGTCCTCTGCGATGGACTTATTTTTTTCTCTGCGGTGGGAATCGCCGTCAGGATGATTTCCGCTTTTCTCCGGGATAAGTATCACGATCCTGCGGTGGTGGTTGTCGATAATGGCTGCCGCAATGCGGTGAGCCTCCTTTCCGGACACGAGGGTGGAGCAAACCGGCTCTGTTGGGAGGTCTCCCGTATCCTGGGCTGTCGCCCCGTTGTGAGTACCGCCACCGAGGCCCGGCGCTCGATTGTGCTTGGTATTGGGGCCCGTAAGGACATCCTTGCATCCGCCGTGAAGGAGGCCGTTACCACCGCCCTTATGGAGGCCGGCCTTTCTCTATCGGATGTCAGAATTGCAGCCACCATCGGTAAGAAATGCCTGGAACCAGGCCTCTTCGAGGCTCTTGCCGACCTCGACATTCCCCTTACCCGGGTGAGTGCCCGGGAGATCAGCCGCTTCTCCGGCGCCTTTCTCCCCAGTGCCGCCTCCCGGCACATCGGCATTCCCGCCGTGGCAGAGCCCTGCGCCCTGCTTACTGCCAGACAAGGTTCTATAATTGCGCCCCTGTATCGCCGCGACGGGGTGACGGTTGCGATTGTCCGGGAGCGGATAGGCCCTCTTTCCATTTCCGACGAGCTGGCCGCTTCGGCTGCTTCGGTCGATTTGCCGCAAGTGGCCGAAGCGATCAATAGTGTGGATGAAGGGAGGGCCGGGGAGCATGCGGGAGACGAGGTCGAAGGGCTGCCCCCCCACCGCAAACAGCATCATACAAAAGGCGTGTTGTACGTGGTCGGGATCGGACCGGGATCGCCGGAGCATATGACCCTTGCGGCGATTCGGGCCATCGAAGCGTGTGAGGTTGTGGTCGGTTACAATCGCTATCTCCAATTTCTGGGGGAGCTCATTGAGGGAAAGGAGACCGTTGCTTCGGGGATGCGGAAAGAGAAGGATCGGGCCGTCGCTGCCATCGATCTTGCCCGAACGGGGAGACGTGTTGCTGTTGTTTCCACCGGGGATGCCGGTATCTACGGTATGGCGGGGTTGATCCTGGAGTTGGCCGGGACCGATGCGGGAGAGTGCTTTGATCTGCGCATCCTTCCCGGAGTCACCGCTGCTTCTTCTGCCGCTGCCTTGCTTGGTGCGCCGCTGATGCACGACTTTGCGGTCATCTCCCTAAGCGATCTGCTGACCGAGGCTTCCCTGATCGAGAAACGGCTGCGCCTTGCCGCCGAGGGAGATTTCATCACCGTGCTATATAATCCGAAAAGCCGAAGCAGAAAGGCCTTGCTGGAAAAGGCTTTGGAGTTCTTTCGCGCTCGTCGGTCTCTGGATACTCCGGCTGCGGTGGTGACAAACGCCCTGCGCGAGGGCCAATCGGTCCGTCTTGAGAGCCTTGGAAGCATCGATGCCGATGATCCTGATATCGGCATGTCCTCGGTTGTGGTAATCGGCAACAGCAGTTCCTATCGGCAGGGGCGATGGTTTATCACCCCCAGGGGGTACAAAATCGAGGAGTCACATGAAGGATAA
- the cobM gene encoding precorrin-4 C(11)-methyltransferase, whose product MKVYFIGAGPGDPELITLRGRRLIEEAEIVMYAGSLVNPKLLDWALPEAEIYDTSSMDLDAICAVFKKGADHNGSIARLHTGDPSLYGAIGEQICFCRAEQIPWELVPGVSSFSASAAALGRELTLPGISQTVILSRRQGRTPVPEAQRLRALARSQSTLVLFLSASMVKEAMEEIAPFYGTDTPAAAVYRASWPDQRIIEGTISTLAGLMQKAGIDRQAIILVGDVLNPGTFEASKLYDANFSHGFRSSRENAGGGA is encoded by the coding sequence GTGAAGGTTTATTTCATCGGTGCGGGACCCGGGGATCCCGAACTCATCACCCTCCGGGGGCGTCGGCTTATCGAAGAAGCCGAGATTGTCATGTATGCCGGTTCTCTGGTGAATCCCAAACTGCTTGACTGGGCGCTGCCCGAGGCAGAGATATACGACACCAGTTCCATGGATCTCGATGCCATATGTGCCGTTTTCAAGAAGGGAGCCGACCACAATGGGAGTATCGCCCGGCTCCATACCGGAGACCCCTCTCTCTACGGTGCCATCGGCGAGCAGATTTGCTTCTGCCGAGCCGAACAGATTCCCTGGGAGCTTGTCCCCGGTGTCAGTTCTTTTTCCGCATCGGCGGCTGCCCTGGGCCGGGAGCTGACCCTTCCTGGGATAAGCCAGACGGTGATTCTTTCCAGACGGCAGGGACGTACCCCTGTGCCCGAAGCCCAGAGGCTCCGGGCCCTTGCCCGGTCACAAAGCACCCTGGTGCTCTTTCTCAGTGCCTCCATGGTAAAAGAAGCAATGGAGGAGATTGCTCCCTTCTACGGTACCGACACCCCTGCTGCAGCGGTTTACCGGGCAAGCTGGCCGGACCAGCGGATCATCGAGGGAACCATTTCCACCCTTGCCGGGCTTATGCAAAAGGCGGGAATCGACAGGCAGGCCATCATCCTTGTCGGCGATGTTCTGAACCCCGGTACCTTCGAGGCCTCCAAGCTCTACGATGCGAATTTCTCTCACGGGTTTCGAAGTAGTCGGGAAAACGCAGGAGGTGGAGCGTGA
- the cbiE gene encoding precorrin-6y C5,15-methyltransferase (decarboxylating) subunit CbiE codes for MAEMIHIIGTGPGDGRYTLDQARETIKRCTAFAGFRSHALRFIPPSIPFIDLSSEGGRGIYSGLNEIERLRLEGEDEIGILVSGDPGFHSLLPLVRSRYPQWELRIVPGLSAFQVACAKIGIPWQELELVSLHGSGGEDIASFVRRFVSHPPSGMSGFVVLTAGPCGGRDLAERIIAEDPGYSGYKAWFCRDIGEEGESIVYCRLDAVQEGGRLCTVIIPRMEKESV; via the coding sequence ATGGCTGAAATGATCCATATCATCGGAACAGGGCCCGGAGATGGGCGCTACACCCTCGATCAGGCCCGTGAAACCATAAAAAGGTGCACGGCTTTTGCCGGATTTCGGAGCCATGCCCTCCGCTTTATCCCTCCCTCAATCCCTTTTATCGATCTCTCTTCGGAGGGAGGAAGGGGCATCTATTCAGGGCTGAATGAGATAGAGCGCCTGCGCCTGGAGGGGGAAGACGAGATCGGTATCCTGGTATCCGGGGACCCCGGTTTTCATAGCCTGCTTCCCCTGGTCCGTTCCCGCTACCCTCAGTGGGAGCTTCGCATCGTTCCCGGCCTAAGCGCCTTTCAGGTGGCCTGTGCAAAGATCGGCATCCCCTGGCAGGAACTGGAACTGGTATCCCTCCACGGCAGCGGAGGCGAGGATATCGCATCCTTTGTCCGCAGATTCGTTTCCCATCCCCCTTCGGGGATGAGTGGATTTGTCGTCCTTACCGCAGGTCCTTGCGGCGGCCGGGATCTTGCCGAGAGGATTATTGCGGAAGATCCAGGTTATAGCGGATACAAGGCGTGGTTTTGTCGGGACATCGGCGAAGAGGGGGAGTCGATCGTCTATTGTCGCCTGGATGCCGTTCAGGAAGGTGGGCGGCTGTGTACGGTTATCATACCCAGGATGGAAAAGGAGTCAGTGTGA